Within the Pedosphaera parvula Ellin514 genome, the region GCCCGTTTCAACGCCATGTGAGGCCCGCCGGAAGTTGAGCAATGTGCGCCAAAAGTCATACTCGAATGTCGTTACGCCTTATTTTTGCTCTTCGCGGATTGGAAACTGCGATTTGACCCTTTCAAGTTCCCGAATTGAGGTGTTTAACTGTGACTGGTCAAAGTGCAAAGAGAAATTAAGACGGTTGCCCACTCCTGCTTTGTCCATGACTTCACCGCAAAGTTCAATCTGTCCTCTGCCGTCACCAACCAGGCGCAAGCTTAATTGCTCCTCCATCATTTTTAATTCAGCAACACCCTTTAGGGTTTCATACAAAGGACGAAGCTCTGACAAAAATTCATATAGTTCAGCGGTAATGATGGTCGCCGAG harbors:
- a CDS encoding WapI family immunity protein, with the protein product EGQFAFPYRFMIFSFGQSEQERMEIDVIRYERQPTGEYSDDNWLVVEIRVRAGGFRGEISATIITAELYEFLSELRPLYETLKGVAELKMMEEQLSLRLVGDGRGQIELCGEVMDKAGVGNRLNFSLHFDQSQLNTSIRELERVKSQFPIREEQK